In Allorhodopirellula heiligendammensis, one DNA window encodes the following:
- the hmpA gene encoding NO-inducible flavohemoprotein, with the protein MLSEKTIQIVKEITPVVAANAEAITTRFYLRMFEGDPDVQSFFNQAHQHSGGQQKALAGAICAYFTHIDNPAVLMPAVELIAQKHCSLGIKPEHYPIVGKHLLAAIKDVMGDAATDEIIAAVAEAYGFLADIFIGREGSIYEEQESAPGGWNGYRTFVVDRKIPESDVVTSFYLRPEDQGPLPPFRPGQYITVHIDHPVTPTSPRNYSLSDRPGVDHFRISVKRETRLHPEAPDGLISSHLHDEVEEGHRLKVGPPCGEFTVDLEKSNGRPIVLLAGGIGVTPLLSMAKSIVHAHPDSPVYFLQAARNSTVHAFADEIKSLQSLSSNMHTKVLYDAPLDGDLENGRCDGTGFVTTDLLRQWTPYAEAEFYFCGPKPFMQNIHACLRELGVDEHRVRYEFFGPKEELSCPV; encoded by the coding sequence ATGCTGAGCGAAAAAACTATCCAAATTGTTAAGGAAATCACCCCGGTAGTGGCCGCGAACGCGGAGGCCATCACGACGCGGTTTTATCTGCGGATGTTTGAAGGCGACCCCGACGTGCAGTCATTCTTCAATCAAGCCCACCAACACTCCGGTGGGCAGCAGAAGGCATTGGCCGGTGCAATTTGTGCTTACTTTACCCATATCGACAATCCTGCCGTGCTGATGCCAGCGGTGGAGTTGATCGCGCAGAAGCATTGCTCGCTCGGCATCAAGCCAGAGCATTACCCGATCGTGGGCAAGCACCTACTGGCGGCGATCAAGGACGTGATGGGCGATGCAGCGACCGATGAGATTATCGCAGCAGTCGCGGAGGCCTATGGTTTTCTGGCCGATATTTTTATTGGGCGAGAGGGTTCGATCTACGAAGAACAAGAATCCGCCCCTGGAGGCTGGAATGGCTACCGCACCTTCGTGGTCGATCGCAAGATTCCCGAGAGCGATGTTGTGACTTCGTTCTATTTGCGTCCTGAGGACCAAGGGCCACTGCCACCCTTTCGACCGGGGCAATACATTACGGTTCACATCGACCATCCTGTCACACCCACGTCTCCTCGCAACTACAGCCTGTCGGATCGGCCAGGCGTCGATCACTTTCGGATCAGTGTCAAACGTGAAACGAGGCTACATCCTGAGGCGCCCGATGGTTTAATTTCCAGTCATCTGCATGATGAGGTTGAAGAAGGTCATCGACTGAAAGTCGGGCCACCTTGCGGCGAATTTACTGTGGATCTGGAGAAATCCAATGGACGCCCCATCGTGCTACTCGCCGGAGGAATTGGAGTAACACCGCTGCTGTCGATGGCCAAGTCGATTGTGCACGCCCATCCAGATTCTCCGGTGTACTTCCTCCAAGCTGCTCGCAATAGCACTGTGCATGCCTTTGCCGACGAGATCAAGAGCTTGCAGTCACTCAGTTCGAACATGCACACTAAGGTGCTCTACGACGCGCCCCTCGACGGTGATCTGGAGAATGGCCGATGCGACGGGACTGGTTTTGTCACCACGGACCTGCTGCGTCAATGGACGCCCTACGCTGAGGCGGAGTTTTATTTCTGTGGACCCAAACCGTTCATGCAGAACATCCATGCTTGCTTACGCGAACTCGGGGTCGACGAGCATCGCGTTCGTTACGAGTTCTTCGGACCGAAAGAAGAACTATCGTGTCCTGTTTGA
- a CDS encoding DUF3565 domain-containing protein, which translates to MDQPISGYHCDDEQHWVAELACGHNQHVRHNPPWMSRPWVTTLEGRQSMIGQLLQCKKCDEQAPPDRDRT; encoded by the coding sequence ATGGACCAACCCATCTCGGGATACCATTGCGACGACGAACAACATTGGGTTGCTGAACTCGCTTGCGGGCACAACCAGCATGTGCGCCACAATCCGCCTTGGATGAGTCGCCCTTGGGTGACTACTCTTGAGGGTCGTCAATCGATGATCGGACAACTGCTGCAGTGCAAAAAATGCGATGAGCAGGCCCCACCTGATCGCGATCGCACTTAA